Proteins from one Camelina sativa cultivar DH55 chromosome 8, Cs, whole genome shotgun sequence genomic window:
- the LOC104708513 gene encoding protein NEDD1-like isoform X1 produces the protein MMSNLVEPSWRLLAASGGDTVKLFDVSADSGDPCVLSYTPSPGFAVNSVKWNHTNLVVASTGEDKKISLWRKTGQSLGTVPVTGKDGGDSAEECLSAISFSRKGSRYICSGGTGQIIKIWDLQRKLCIKKLKGHTSTITGVMYNCKDEHLASVSVGGDLIVHNLASGSRATELKDPNGQVLRLLDYSRSSRHLLLTAGDDGTVHLWDTTGRSPKMSWLKQHSAPTAGVCFSPSNEKIIASVGMDKKLYSYDSGSRRSSSCIAYEAPFSSLAFGDNGYILAAGTSNGKVVFYDVRGKPQPVTVLHAFSNSEDVTSLSWQTSKPVIVNEKNYTSEMALFGSTVEDSVVIPDPLPSTTPSASQSALAPGSRGVSASTVSSVEQTPIRTHLWPGGPLGRLEALRASDSFNDDMKVFSPIIASDEKWTDSEVFNIKDHLDKKPSSLLYPSSSKGFPFGDDGNKEHPILDWKSSSTLKQDDTRVAFSPFGSTTPTASSKSEDSALTPPEAWGGDRFSEKFNQLANEKFSDKFSHLHAPSRLAVSSTSASTSGSMFSSSRDFHLSFGQTNLTNVSSEFPRSRDFSSTFDTSSTLTDNNLPSSPLFTKGIAAPGNIDSLRLSPNFTRRFSTYAERISTTSSFSDGASLTLGSPKIKKTGAETREEVLNNLLPRPETVAATEAGAIPLMNQGGLKQSQTDQQQMMGSSNFTLQLFQRTLEGTLDSFQNSIHDDVRNLHIEILRQFHMHEMEMSKVLSSILENQAEQMKELKLLRKENQELRQRL, from the exons ATGATGTCGAACTTGGTGGAGCCTTCGTGGCGCCTTCTGGCAGCGAGCGGCGGAGATACGGTTAAGCTTTTCGACGTTTCCGCCGATTCCGGTGATCCCTGCGTTTTGAGCTATACTCCTTCACCTGGTTTTGCTGTCAACTCCGTCAAGTGGAATCATACTA ATTTGGTTGTGGCGAGTACGggagaagataagaagataTCTCTGTGGCGGAAAACTGGGCAGAGTTTAGGGACTGTTCCAGTTACTGGGAAGGACGGTGGTGATAGTGCCGAG GAATGTTTATCGGCTATTAGCTTCAGCAGAAAAGGTTCCAGGTACATTTGTTCTGGAGGTACTGGTCAAATTATTAAGATTTGGGATCTGCAAAGAAAGCTTTGTATTAAGAAGTTGAAGGGTCATACAAGTACAATTACTGGTGTGATGTACAATTGCAAAGATGAGCATTTGGCTTCTGTCAGTGTTGGTGGGGATTTAATAGTCCACAACCTTGCATCTGGGTCAAGGGCTACCGAGCTCAAAGATCCTAATGGGCAG GTATTAAGGTTGCTTGATTATTCAAGGTCCAGTCGACACCTTCTACTTACTGCAGGTGATGATGGCACTGTGCATCTGTGGGACACAACTGGTCGTAGCCCAAAG ATGTCTTGGTTGAAGCAGCATTCGGCACCAACTGCTGGTGTTTGCTTTTCTCCATCAAACGAAAAG ATAATTGCTAGTGTGGGAATGGACAAAAAGCTTTACAGTTATGATTCTGGGTCCAGAAGATCTTCGTCCTGCATTGCTTATGAGGCACCTTTCTCCTCTCTGGCTTTTGGGGATAATGGCTACATTCTGGCGGCTGGAACCAGTAACGGTAAAGTAGTGTTCTACGACGTCCGTGGAAAACCGCAGCCTGTTACTGTCCTGCATGCTTTCAGTAATTCAGAG GATGTAACAAGTTTGTCATGGCAAACATCAAAACCAGTTATTGTGAATGAGAAAAACTACACTTCTGAGATGGCTCTTTTTGGCAGTACTGTGGAAGATTCAGTTGTCATTCCGGATCCACTTCCCTCAACGACACCCTCAGCTTCACAGTCTGCGTTGGCACCAGGTTCCCGTGGAGTTTCCGCAAGTACTGTCTCATCAGTAGAACAAACACCAATTAGAACTCATCTATGGCCTGGTGGGCCACTGGGAAGACTAGAAGCACTCCGTGCCAGTGACAGTTTCAACGATGATATGAAAGTTTTTTCACCTATCATTGCATCTGATGAGAAGTGGACTGATAGTGAAGTATTTAATATTAAAGATCATTTAGACAAAAAGCCTTCGTCGTTGCTATATCCTTCATCTAGCAAGGGATTTCCGTTCGGTGACGATGGAAACAAAGAACATCCGATACTCGACTGGAAATCAAGTTCTACTTTAAAACAG GATGACACGAGGGTTGCTTTTTCGCCTTTTGGATCTACTACACCAACAGCATCTTCCAAAAGTGAGGACTCTGCTTTGACACCTCCAGAAGCATGGGGTGGCGATAGATTTTCTGAGAAGTTTAACCAATTGGCCAATGAGAAATTTTCTGATAAGTTTAGCCACCTGCATGCACCTTCGCGTCTCGCGGTTTCAAGCACAAGTGCTAGTACATCTGGATCAATGTTCTCTAGCTCTCGAGATTTCCACTTGTCGTTTGGTCAGACAAACCTCACAAACGTAAGCTCAGAATTCCCACGGAGCAGAGACTTCTCTTCAACCTTTGACACATCTTCAACACTGACAGACAACAACTTGCCTTCAAGTCCATTGTTTACAAAAGGCATCGCAGCTCCGGGTAACATTGATTCATTGAGGCTATCACCAAATTTTACTCGTAGGTTCTCAACATATGCTGAGAGAATCAGCACCACTTCTTCATTTAGTGACGGGGCCTCTCTCACTCTGGGTTCACCCAAGATAAAGAAAACAGGTGCAGAAACGAGAGAGGAAGTTTTAAATAATCTGTTGCCAAGACCAGAGACGGTGGCTGCAACAGAAGCAGGAGCTATTCCGCTTATGAAT CAGGGAGGGTTGAAGCAATCTCAAACGGATCAACAGCAAATGATGGGTAGTAGCAATTTCACGCTTCAGCTATTTCAAAGAACGCTCGAAGGAACTCTGGACTCTTTCCAAAATTCAATTCATGATGACGTGAGGAACCTTCACATTGAGATACTCAGACAGTTCCACATGCACGAG ATGGAGATGTCGAAGGTGTTAAGCTCGATTCTGGAGAACCAAGCGGAGCAGATGAAGGAGTTAAAATTGTTGAGAAAAGAGAATCAAGAGCTCAGACAAAGGCTTTAG
- the LOC104708513 gene encoding protein NEDD1-like isoform X2: MMSNLVEPSWRLLAASGGDTVKLFDVSADSGDPCVLSYTPSPGFAVNSVKWNHTNLVVASTGEDKKISLWRKTGQSLGTVPVTGKDGGDSAEECLSAISFSRKGSRYICSGGTGQIIKIWDLQRKLCIKKLKGHTSTITGVMYNCKDEHLASVSVGGDLIVHNLASGSRATELKDPNGQVLRLLDYSRSSRHLLLTAGDDGTVHLWDTTGRSPKMSWLKQHSAPTAGVCFSPSNEKIIASVGMDKKLYSYDSGSRRSSSCIAYEAPFSSLAFGDNGYILAAGTSNGKVVFYDVRGKPQPVTVLHAFSNSEDVTSLSWQTSKPVIVNEKNYTSEMALFGSTVEDSVVIPDPLPSTTPSASQSALAPGSRGVSASTVSSVEQTPIRTHLWPGGPLGRLEALRASDSFNDDMKVFSPIIASDEKWTDSEVFNIKDHLDKKPSSLLYPSSSKGFPFGDDGNKEHPILDWKSSSTLKQDDTRVAFSPFGSTTPTASSKSEDSALTPPEAWGGDRFSEKFNQLANEKFSDKFSHLHAPSRLAVSSTSASTSGSMFSSSRDFHLSFGQTNLTNVSSEFPRSRDFSSTFDTSSTLTDNNLPSSPLFTKGIAAPGNIDSLRLSPNFTRRFSTYAERISTTSSFSDGASLTLGSPKIKKTGAETREEVLNNLLPRPETVAATEAGAIPLMNGGLKQSQTDQQQMMGSSNFTLQLFQRTLEGTLDSFQNSIHDDVRNLHIEILRQFHMHEMEMSKVLSSILENQAEQMKELKLLRKENQELRQRL, from the exons ATGATGTCGAACTTGGTGGAGCCTTCGTGGCGCCTTCTGGCAGCGAGCGGCGGAGATACGGTTAAGCTTTTCGACGTTTCCGCCGATTCCGGTGATCCCTGCGTTTTGAGCTATACTCCTTCACCTGGTTTTGCTGTCAACTCCGTCAAGTGGAATCATACTA ATTTGGTTGTGGCGAGTACGggagaagataagaagataTCTCTGTGGCGGAAAACTGGGCAGAGTTTAGGGACTGTTCCAGTTACTGGGAAGGACGGTGGTGATAGTGCCGAG GAATGTTTATCGGCTATTAGCTTCAGCAGAAAAGGTTCCAGGTACATTTGTTCTGGAGGTACTGGTCAAATTATTAAGATTTGGGATCTGCAAAGAAAGCTTTGTATTAAGAAGTTGAAGGGTCATACAAGTACAATTACTGGTGTGATGTACAATTGCAAAGATGAGCATTTGGCTTCTGTCAGTGTTGGTGGGGATTTAATAGTCCACAACCTTGCATCTGGGTCAAGGGCTACCGAGCTCAAAGATCCTAATGGGCAG GTATTAAGGTTGCTTGATTATTCAAGGTCCAGTCGACACCTTCTACTTACTGCAGGTGATGATGGCACTGTGCATCTGTGGGACACAACTGGTCGTAGCCCAAAG ATGTCTTGGTTGAAGCAGCATTCGGCACCAACTGCTGGTGTTTGCTTTTCTCCATCAAACGAAAAG ATAATTGCTAGTGTGGGAATGGACAAAAAGCTTTACAGTTATGATTCTGGGTCCAGAAGATCTTCGTCCTGCATTGCTTATGAGGCACCTTTCTCCTCTCTGGCTTTTGGGGATAATGGCTACATTCTGGCGGCTGGAACCAGTAACGGTAAAGTAGTGTTCTACGACGTCCGTGGAAAACCGCAGCCTGTTACTGTCCTGCATGCTTTCAGTAATTCAGAG GATGTAACAAGTTTGTCATGGCAAACATCAAAACCAGTTATTGTGAATGAGAAAAACTACACTTCTGAGATGGCTCTTTTTGGCAGTACTGTGGAAGATTCAGTTGTCATTCCGGATCCACTTCCCTCAACGACACCCTCAGCTTCACAGTCTGCGTTGGCACCAGGTTCCCGTGGAGTTTCCGCAAGTACTGTCTCATCAGTAGAACAAACACCAATTAGAACTCATCTATGGCCTGGTGGGCCACTGGGAAGACTAGAAGCACTCCGTGCCAGTGACAGTTTCAACGATGATATGAAAGTTTTTTCACCTATCATTGCATCTGATGAGAAGTGGACTGATAGTGAAGTATTTAATATTAAAGATCATTTAGACAAAAAGCCTTCGTCGTTGCTATATCCTTCATCTAGCAAGGGATTTCCGTTCGGTGACGATGGAAACAAAGAACATCCGATACTCGACTGGAAATCAAGTTCTACTTTAAAACAG GATGACACGAGGGTTGCTTTTTCGCCTTTTGGATCTACTACACCAACAGCATCTTCCAAAAGTGAGGACTCTGCTTTGACACCTCCAGAAGCATGGGGTGGCGATAGATTTTCTGAGAAGTTTAACCAATTGGCCAATGAGAAATTTTCTGATAAGTTTAGCCACCTGCATGCACCTTCGCGTCTCGCGGTTTCAAGCACAAGTGCTAGTACATCTGGATCAATGTTCTCTAGCTCTCGAGATTTCCACTTGTCGTTTGGTCAGACAAACCTCACAAACGTAAGCTCAGAATTCCCACGGAGCAGAGACTTCTCTTCAACCTTTGACACATCTTCAACACTGACAGACAACAACTTGCCTTCAAGTCCATTGTTTACAAAAGGCATCGCAGCTCCGGGTAACATTGATTCATTGAGGCTATCACCAAATTTTACTCGTAGGTTCTCAACATATGCTGAGAGAATCAGCACCACTTCTTCATTTAGTGACGGGGCCTCTCTCACTCTGGGTTCACCCAAGATAAAGAAAACAGGTGCAGAAACGAGAGAGGAAGTTTTAAATAATCTGTTGCCAAGACCAGAGACGGTGGCTGCAACAGAAGCAGGAGCTATTCCGCTTATGAAT GGAGGGTTGAAGCAATCTCAAACGGATCAACAGCAAATGATGGGTAGTAGCAATTTCACGCTTCAGCTATTTCAAAGAACGCTCGAAGGAACTCTGGACTCTTTCCAAAATTCAATTCATGATGACGTGAGGAACCTTCACATTGAGATACTCAGACAGTTCCACATGCACGAG ATGGAGATGTCGAAGGTGTTAAGCTCGATTCTGGAGAACCAAGCGGAGCAGATGAAGGAGTTAAAATTGTTGAGAAAAGAGAATCAAGAGCTCAGACAAAGGCTTTAG